In Calothrix sp. PCC 7507, one DNA window encodes the following:
- a CDS encoding sensor histidine kinase KdpD, with product MYEWILPSLSEVLVASQSAVAECSPAKAEQQWRVSLAATEHLLINNLGNAASDGTQGLVLAAPAPLFSQPKLTQSLRRVTFTAKPFNPLALMPFQMPIAIATIDEVTPHESVLPLLPADPLGREQFCLVFTDKFTLVLVLAAHKNGQKTFSFSFEPEVVQQAWRALGARVMLTNPDFFAELDTIVQKYFPITPDYRTVIQFSQLLLQEFTEPEADRGNVPYSPPLPVCPSVSPRPDVELLQAFAHEVRTPLTTIRTMTRLLLKRRDLPANVISRLEVIDHECTEQIDRMELLFKAAELETSTSVKFTRTQLTPMSLDQVLQQSIPRWQQAANRRNLTLDVVLPQQLPTVVSNPSMLDQVLTGLMENFTRSLPPGSHIQVHVIPAGDQLKLQLSPQLQCKDTSKAPTPAKPPIRKALGQLLMFQPETGTISLNLAATKHLFQAIGGKLIVRQRPHDGEVLTIFLPLEVSPSKS from the coding sequence GTGTACGAATGGATCTTGCCAAGTCTGAGCGAAGTTTTAGTTGCAAGCCAATCAGCCGTAGCTGAATGTTCACCAGCTAAAGCAGAACAGCAATGGCGTGTCAGTCTAGCAGCAACAGAACATCTGCTGATCAATAATTTAGGGAATGCTGCATCTGACGGAACCCAAGGATTAGTTTTAGCAGCACCAGCACCCCTATTTAGTCAGCCAAAGCTGACTCAAAGCTTACGGAGAGTAACTTTTACGGCCAAGCCATTTAACCCTTTGGCACTGATGCCCTTTCAGATGCCAATAGCGATCGCTACAATAGATGAAGTTACTCCTCATGAATCGGTACTGCCTCTACTACCTGCCGATCCTCTAGGAAGAGAGCAGTTTTGCCTAGTATTTACAGATAAATTTACTCTAGTTTTAGTCTTAGCTGCACACAAAAACGGCCAAAAAACGTTTTCGTTTTCTTTTGAGCCAGAGGTTGTACAGCAGGCTTGGCGAGCATTAGGAGCCAGGGTGATGCTGACTAATCCAGATTTTTTCGCTGAACTGGATACAATAGTCCAAAAGTATTTCCCAATAACGCCTGATTACCGCACTGTAATTCAGTTTAGTCAATTGTTGCTGCAAGAATTCACAGAGCCAGAAGCGGATAGGGGAAATGTTCCTTACTCTCCCCCTCTCCCTGTCTGCCCTTCCGTCTCTCCCCGGCCTGATGTAGAATTGCTGCAAGCCTTTGCTCACGAAGTCCGGACTCCTTTGACAACGATTCGCACGATGACGCGGTTGCTGCTAAAACGGCGGGACTTACCTGCTAATGTGATTAGTCGCTTAGAAGTTATCGATCATGAGTGTACTGAGCAAATTGATCGGATGGAGTTGCTGTTTAAGGCGGCAGAATTAGAAACATCCACCTCAGTGAAATTTACACGCACGCAACTGACACCAATGTCTTTGGATCAGGTGTTACAGCAAAGTATTCCCCGTTGGCAACAAGCAGCCAATCGGCGAAACTTAACTTTAGATGTGGTTTTACCGCAGCAACTACCAACGGTGGTGAGCAATCCTAGTATGTTGGATCAGGTGTTGACTGGTTTGATGGAAAACTTCACTCGCAGCTTACCTCCTGGTAGTCACATTCAAGTACATGTCATCCCGGCTGGAGACCAATTAAAGTTACAATTATCACCACAACTCCAGTGCAAAGATACTAGTAAAGCCCCTACGCCTGCAAAACCGCCAATTCGTAAAGCGCTTGGTCAATTACTGATGTTTCAACCGGAAACGGGTACGATTAGTCTTAATCTGGCTGCTACTAAGCATTTATTTCAGGCGATCGGTGGCAAACTGATTGTGCGTCAGCGTCCCCACGATGGGGAAGTATTGACTATTTTCCTGCCTTTGGAAGTTAGTCCAAGCAAAAGTTAG
- a CDS encoding DEAD/DEAH box helicase → MRVFEVPEAVQKKLLRYAKSTKPDWNSQIEFDTRPLTKELNVVGLETWSSAGILPATTSREQDRDISREQDAPTTKTEINSEQSSVISQPSTVISEQERLAFTQLANIHEHPGCLDFCLKSIPIHPWPHQIKILRRVAQNFPQSFLIADEVGLGKTIETGLILRYLLLSKKVKRVLILAPASVQPQWQEELREKFNLHFWSYTSTEFKDPYKRTIPAAANPWNTQDLILASSHLVRRTDRMHQLLSAEPWDLVILDEAHHARRKSPQDRKETPNRLLQLMTQLKEKTKSLILLSATPMQIDAIEVFDLLNLLGLQGHWSYGDNFCDYFASLQGAVKQEVINFWQVMSSDYFQRGGQPCSRLEQFLTKSDRILAYKMQDTWQRGKKISNHKQLLADEDFIDTSRQYLTVNTPLKDLMFRHTRDTLRQYYQRGLLERDIPTRVVQDNAITLEPQREVPLYVAVSDYVRHFYRLAQIDQRSCLGFLMTLYRKRLTSSFYAIKSSLQRRLDYLLTQRGSVLSDDDLVDVDNEDDAVIAGLESFFEPVDPQEIQYLEELLRQFENTGEDSKLSRFIQILRQELTDRESAIVFTQYTDTMDYLRDTLKELYGSQVACYSGRGGELLTINSSPLTEQSSQQSTANSQPNWCLVPKEEIKRRFRQDEIKILLCTESASEGLNLQNCGVLINYDMPWNPMRVEQRIGRIDRIGQRYPTVRIHNFYYDGTVEAKVYRKLRDRINAFATVVGNLQPILAQVPTFIERAVMSADPEEEDVLMSQFDSVLDSPPPRLAIEEMVAMDLEADLVEIQKPITSTPFTPETIEQLFTDSTILKASGVQFERRSERTWQLNYKGQNYMVTFYPNIFDEMPSLRLMNFGDPLFEKMLQAVDY, encoded by the coding sequence GTGCGAGTTTTTGAAGTTCCAGAGGCGGTACAGAAAAAGCTGTTGCGTTACGCAAAATCTACTAAACCTGATTGGAACTCTCAAATAGAATTTGATACTCGACCTCTGACAAAAGAATTAAACGTTGTTGGTTTGGAAACCTGGAGTAGTGCGGGCATCTTGCCCGCTACTACCAGTAGGGAGCAAGATAGAGATATCAGTAGGGAGCAAGATGCTCCCACTACGAAAACTGAAATAAACAGTGAACAGTCATCAGTCATCAGTCAACCGTCAACCGTAATCAGTGAACAAGAACGGTTGGCATTTACTCAACTTGCCAATATTCATGAACATCCCGGCTGCTTGGACTTTTGTTTAAAATCAATTCCCATTCACCCCTGGCCACACCAAATTAAAATCCTGCGCCGCGTTGCTCAAAATTTTCCCCAAAGTTTTCTCATTGCTGACGAAGTTGGTTTAGGTAAGACAATTGAAACTGGTTTAATTCTGCGTTATCTGCTGTTGTCCAAAAAAGTGAAGCGGGTACTGATTTTAGCACCTGCTAGCGTTCAACCCCAGTGGCAAGAAGAATTGCGGGAAAAATTTAATCTGCATTTTTGGAGTTACACATCTACAGAATTTAAAGACCCCTACAAGCGTACTATCCCCGCAGCAGCTAATCCCTGGAATACCCAAGATTTAATTCTGGCTTCTTCTCATTTGGTGCGAAGAACTGACAGAATGCACCAGCTACTATCAGCAGAACCTTGGGATTTAGTAATCTTAGACGAAGCCCATCATGCACGTCGCAAGAGTCCCCAAGACCGCAAGGAAACACCCAATCGCTTGTTACAGTTAATGACACAGTTGAAGGAGAAGACAAAATCCCTGATTCTTTTATCAGCAACTCCTATGCAAATTGATGCCATAGAAGTTTTCGACTTGTTAAACCTGCTGGGATTGCAAGGGCATTGGAGTTATGGCGATAACTTCTGCGATTATTTCGCCTCGCTACAAGGTGCTGTCAAGCAGGAAGTAATTAATTTTTGGCAAGTCATGTCTAGCGATTATTTTCAGCGCGGCGGACAACCTTGTTCTAGATTAGAGCAGTTTTTGACCAAGAGCGATCGCATCCTCGCTTACAAAATGCAGGATACTTGGCAACGGGGAAAGAAAATCTCTAATCACAAACAATTATTGGCAGATGAAGACTTTATCGACACCTCACGCCAATACTTGACAGTGAATACTCCCCTAAAAGACTTGATGTTCCGCCACACCCGCGACACTCTCCGACAATACTATCAGAGGGGACTGTTAGAGCGGGATATTCCTACTAGAGTTGTGCAGGATAATGCTATTACGCTGGAACCCCAACGGGAAGTACCGCTTTATGTAGCTGTCAGCGACTATGTACGTCACTTTTACCGACTGGCACAAATAGATCAGCGTTCTTGTTTGGGTTTTTTGATGACCCTTTACCGTAAACGTTTGACCAGTTCATTTTATGCTATCAAGTCATCTCTGCAACGTCGTTTGGATTATTTGTTAACTCAACGGGGAAGCGTTTTAAGTGACGACGATTTAGTAGATGTGGATAATGAGGATGATGCAGTGATTGCTGGGCTGGAATCTTTCTTTGAACCAGTAGACCCCCAGGAAATTCAATATCTTGAAGAATTACTACGCCAATTTGAAAACACTGGGGAAGATAGCAAACTTTCTCGCTTTATTCAAATTTTACGCCAAGAATTAACTGACCGAGAAAGTGCGATCGTTTTCACCCAGTACACTGACACGATGGACTATCTACGCGATACATTGAAGGAATTGTACGGTAGTCAAGTGGCTTGTTACTCCGGTCGTGGCGGAGAATTGTTGACAATTAACAGTTCACCGTTGACTGAACAATCCAGTCAACAGTCAACAGCCAACAGTCAACCAAATTGGTGTCTAGTTCCCAAGGAAGAAATTAAACGCCGATTTCGCCAAGATGAAATCAAAATTCTCCTTTGTACTGAATCTGCTTCTGAGGGGTTGAATTTACAAAATTGCGGTGTGTTGATTAATTATGATATGCCTTGGAATCCTATGCGGGTCGAACAGCGTATTGGGAGAATTGACCGCATTGGACAAAGATACCCGACTGTGCGAATTCACAATTTTTACTATGATGGCACGGTAGAGGCGAAAGTTTATCGAAAATTGCGCGATCGCATTAATGCCTTTGCCACTGTTGTTGGTAATCTTCAGCCGATTCTAGCCCAAGTCCCTACCTTTATTGAACGGGCTGTTATGAGTGCTGATCCAGAAGAAGAGGATGTTTTAATGTCTCAATTCGATTCTGTGTTAGACAGCCCACCGCCTCGTCTAGCTATTGAAGAAATGGTAGCAATGGATTTAGAAGCTGACTTAGTAGAAATTCAAAAACCAATCACCTCTACCCCTTTTACGCCAGAAACTATTGAGCAGTTATTCACCGACTCAACAATTTTAAAAGCCAGTGGTGTGCAGTTTGAGAGAAGGAGCGAACGTACTTGGCAACTGAATTATAAAGGGCAGAATTACATGGTTACTTTTTACCCTAATATTTTTGATGAAATGCCTTCACTACGATTAATGAATTTTGGCGATCCCTTGTTTGAAAAAATGCTGCAAGCAGTTGATTATTGA